In the genome of Triticum urartu cultivar G1812 chromosome 5, Tu2.1, whole genome shotgun sequence, one region contains:
- the LOC125556551 gene encoding chitin elicitor-binding protein-like: protein MAPACSLPALLLLTLAVLSPTPAAAARFACNATAPRASTCQALVSYSPPNATTLAAVRALFQLRSHRALLASNDLPLSTPTTAPAPSPVRVRLPCLCSGGAGATFQRPTYKVRAGDTLDAVARGAFAGLVTYRDIAAANNISDPNRVAVGQELWVPLPCSCDPVGGEPVVHLTYVAPAGSSVAGIAEEYGTTEETILALNRMPDAKSLLAGQVLDVPLRACSSAISNSAIDRNLRVPNASYILTANNCIMCGCSSTSWQLDCQPTQGLTPSCPAAKCGDLFLGNTSTSATSACESTTCSYAGYTNGTSFTILANLTTSSVCNAAGISPAAQPAHSSASRLGSPARWSELIVGLHVALLCLGFLRRD from the exons ATGGCGCCCGCTTGCTCCCTCCCCGCCCTTCTCCTCCTCACCCTCGCGGTGCTGTCCCCCACCCCGGCCGCGGCGGCGCGGTTCGCGTGCAACGCCACGGCGCCGCGGGCCTCCACCTGCCAGGCCCTCGTCTCCTACTCCCCGCCCAACGCCACCACCCTGGCCGCCGTCCGCGCGCTCTTCCAGCTCCGCTCGCACCGGGCGCTGCTTGCCTCCAACGACCTCCCGCTCTCCACGCCCACCACCGCGCCGGCCCCGTCCCCGGTCCGCGTCCGCCTGCCCTGCCTCTGCTCCGGGGGCGCCGGCGCCACCTTCCAGCGGCCCACCTACAAGGTCCGCGCGGGCGACACGCTCGACGCCGTCGCCCGCGGCGCCTTCGCGGGGCTCGTCACGTACCGCGACATCGCCGCCGCCAACAACATCTCCGACCCCAACCGGGTCGCCGTCGGCCAGGAGCTCTGGGTGCCGCTGCCCTGCAGCTGCGACCCCGTCGGAGGGGAGCCCGTCGTGCACCTCACGTACGTCGCGCCTGCCGGGAGCTCCGTCGCCGGGATTGCGGAGGAGTACGGGACCACGGAGGAGACGATTCTGGCCCTCAACCGCATGCCCGACGCCAAGAGCCTCCTCGCCGGCCAGGTCCTCGACGTACCGCTCCGAG CTTGCTCTTCTGCCATTAGCAACTCGGCCATCGACCGCAACCTCCGCGTCCCCAACGCGAGCTACATCCTGACGGCCAACAACTGCATCATGTGCGGCTGCAGCTCCACCAGTTGGCA GCTGGACTGCCAGCCGACGCAAGGGTTGACACCCTCCTGCCCGGCGGCGAAATGCGGAGATCTGTTCCTCGGGAACACGTCGACGTCCGCGACCTCGGCCTGCGAGAGCACGACGTGCTCCTACGCCGGCTACACCAACGGCACCTCGTTCACCATCCTCGCCAACCTCACCACCAGCTCCGTGTGCAACG CTGCTGGGATATCGCCGGCCGCGCAGCCGGCCCACTCCTCGGCGTCCAGATTGGGGTCGCCGGCGCGGTGGTCGGAGCTGATCGTCGGGCTCCATGTCGCTCTGCTGTGCCTCGGGTTTCTGCGCCGTGACTGA